A region of the Streptosporangiales bacterium genome:
GACACCAACAGGAAGGACCCCACTCGATTGGAAGGACTACTAAGAATGATGAACGCGGAAGGGTTGTGGACACCCGATGATTTGTCCAGCTACCTCGATATCCCGAAGGAAACGCTCTACAGGTGGCGCTATCTCGGCATCGGCCCTGTTGCCGTGCGCATCGGCAAGCATCTGCGGTACGACCCTGCCGACGTGCGCGCATGGCTGGACGAGCAGAAGAGGGCCGTCGCATGAGCATCAACCGACGTGGTGACAGGTGGCGCGCCCGCTATTACGGGCCCGACGGCCGCGAACGTAACAAGACGTTCGATCGTAAGATCGACGCGCAACGCTGGCTCGCTGACCAGAAAGCACGCATGAGCCGAGGCGAATGGATCGACCCTGCCGCACTACGAGTCGAGTTTGGGGTCATTGCAGAAGAGTGGTCCGGTACCACGCTGCACCTCAAACCACGTACCCGCGACGGTTATCGTCGGCTCCTCGACCGGCGCGTCCTCCCTCGCTGGCGACATATCCCCATGGGCAAGCTCGTCGGCTACGTGTCCGACTGGATCACCGAGCTAGGCTCGGCTGGCCTGTCTGCCACCGACATCCGGCAGACCGTCTACGTCTTCTCCGCCGTCTGCCAGTACGCCATCCGCACCGGACGACTCCACGTCAACCCACTTGCCGGAATCAAGCTCCCCCGTCCGAAGGCAACAAGGGAGCGGATCTTCCTCAACCACGTCGAGGTCGCCAAGCTCGCAGCCGAGGTCGGGGACTACGCCATCTTCATCCGCACCCTTGCCTATACCGGCATGCGCTGGGGTGAAGCCATTGCACTCCGCGTTCGTGACATCGATCTCAACCGTCGCCGCATCGACGTCCATCGCGCCTACACCGATCTCGCGGGCAAGCTCATCGAGGGCACACCCAAGAGCCACCAGGCACGCACTGTGCCACTGCCGCCCTCGCTCTGCGCCGATCTACAGGCGCTCATCGACGGTCGAGAGCTCAACGCCCATGTCTTCACAGCACCACGTGGCGGACCGCTCCGCCTCACCAACTTCCGACGTACTGTCTGGATCCCAGCCGTCAAGGCCGCCGGGGTCGACGGCCTCACGATCCACGGTCTACGGCACACCGCCGCGTCGCTGTACATCTCTGCTGGGACGCCACCCAAGGTCGTGCAACGCGTTCTCGGACATGCCTCGATCACCATCACGATGGATCTCTACGGGCACCTCTACGCGGACGAGATGGATACCTGGGCTGAACGCCTCGACGAGGCCGCCCAGCAATCCGACGTACGGCCAGAATGCGGCCAAACCGACGATGACGAGGACAACGAAGGCCCTGCTGCGGTAGGTGCAAGCTGATGACCTGGGAAAACGTGGGCGCGCTCGGAGGGATTCGAACCCCCAACCTTCTGATCCGTAGTCAGATGCTCTATCCGTTGAGCCACGAGCGCCTGTGTTGTATTGTCTGACCTGCAGTTTTGCGGTTACGAGATCACTGTATCACGCGCGCACGCTGACGATAGAGCTTATGATCTCACTATGGCAAGCATCTCCGGACTGCCGGAAGATAGTGTACGGCACGCTCAGGTGTGGCCGGCGCTGAGGAGTCTCATTCCCTCTTGGGAGCTGGCGTTGGAGGCTGCCGACAAGTCCAGGCAGACCATCCGTTCGTACACCGATTCCGGGAGGGCGCTCGTCTCGTGGCTTGCTGCCAACCAGCTGCCGGTCGACGTGTGTGGGGTGAAGGCCGAGCACGTCCGCGGGTTCCTCGCGGCGGAGAGCGAGCGTACGTCGCCGGCGTCGGCGGACGTTCACTTCCGGAACCTGCGGGTGTTCTGGAACTGGCTGGTCGCCGAGGGCGAGCATCCCGGGCCGTCGCCGATGAAGTACGTGGAACGGCCGATCGTGCCGAAGACTCAGCGGATGCCACTGGAGGACGCCGAGCTCACGGCCTTGCTGCGGACTTGCCAGGGCAACACCTTCGAGGACCGGCGCGACCTGGCGATGATGCGCATCCTCATCGACAACGGCATGCGGATCTCTTCGCTCGCTGGGCTCCGCTACGACTCCGAGGACGACGAGGAGACCGACGTCTTCTTGAAGCGACGCATGCTGCGCATCAGAAAGAAGAGCGGCGACCACTACTTCGTCCCG
Encoded here:
- a CDS encoding tyrosine-type recombinase/integrase, producing MAGRAEEGRRMSINRRGDRWRARYYGPDGRERNKTFDRKIDAQRWLADQKARMSRGEWIDPAALRVEFGVIAEEWSGTTLHLKPRTRDGYRRLLDRRVLPRWRHIPMGKLVGYVSDWITELGSAGLSATDIRQTVYVFSAVCQYAIRTGRLHVNPLAGIKLPRPKATRERIFLNHVEVAKLAAEVGDYAIFIRTLAYTGMRWGEAIALRVRDIDLNRRRIDVHRAYTDLAGKLIEGTPKSHQARTVPLPPSLCADLQALIDGRELNAHVFTAPRGGPLRLTNFRRTVWIPAVKAAGVDGLTIHGLRHTAASLYISAGTPPKVVQRVLGHASITITMDLYGHLYADEMDTWAERLDEAAQQSDVRPECGQTDDDEDNEGPAAVGAS
- a CDS encoding tyrosine-type recombinase/integrase translates to MSDLQFCGYEITVSRAHADDRAYDLTMASISGLPEDSVRHAQVWPALRSLIPSWELALEAADKSRQTIRSYTDSGRALVSWLAANQLPVDVCGVKAEHVRGFLAAESERTSPASADVHFRNLRVFWNWLVAEGEHPGPSPMKYVERPIVPKTQRMPLEDAELTALLRTCQGNTFEDRRDLAMMRILIDNGMRISSLAGLRYDSEDDEETDVFLKRRMLRIRKKSGDHYFVPIGKKSAAAIDRYLRARSAHPRADSPYLWLGSRGHRTSQMTTSGIRQMIERRAEQAGVQGVHPHRFRRTFADEFLGSGGNLDDLMVIGGWSDYNSVKPYLDGRKAERARIAHERLSPGDRL
- a CDS encoding helix-turn-helix domain-containing protein, producing the protein MMNAEGLWTPDDLSSYLDIPKETLYRWRYLGIGPVAVRIGKHLRYDPADVRAWLDEQKRAVA